CGATCAAATTGTTAAAGTTGGGAATGGAATCGACCATCCCTTTTTACTTGAAGGTGATTCAATAGAAGAAAAAATAGCTTTAATTGACCACATGTCAGGAAGAAAATTATTAGTAAAAACGAGTGATCCTGCAGTTGTTATATATTCTGGAAACCAAATAAAATCTACACCTTTGTTAAATGGGGGAACTGCTAATAAATACGATGGAATATGTCTAGAAACACAGATGCCTCCAAATGAAACAGAGCGCTATTTAATTAATAAAGGTGAAATCTATCAAAAGCAAACAATCTTCTCGTTTGATACACTTGATGGTTAAGGTACCTTCCTTTTCTTTGTCACTTTGCTATAATTAACTTTAGAAAAGTGAGTTAAGTGAGGAGGGGAATTTTTAATTTGTTAAATTCCACAATATTACCTGCCATCCGTGACTTGAAAGATTTAGATAAAGTCGTTCAAACCAAATTCGAATATATTGTCTTATTGAATACCCATATAGGGCAGTTAAAGAGTTTAGTCAAGATGTTGCATGATCACGACAAAAAAGTATTACTTCATGCTGACCTCGTTCAAGGGCTTAAGAATGATGAGTACGCGGCTCAATTTTTATGTAGAGATATTAGACCAGAGGGGCTCGTATCAACGAGAAAAAGTGTTTTACTAACGGCAAAAAAGGCAAAGTTACTTACTGTTCAGCGATTGTTCCTTTTAGACTCCCTCGCTTTAGAATCAAGTTATAATATGGTGGAAACGATTCAACCAGATTGTATCGAAGTTTTACCAGGGATTATGCCTCATATTATTAAAGAAATTTATGAAAAAACGAACACGCCTGTTATTGCTGGAGGCTTAATCAGAACAGAAACAGAGGTGAAGGCAGCGATTAAGGCAGGGGCGGCGGCTGTTACAACTTCTAAAAAAACGCTATGGGACGCAACTTTTTAAACAAAGATAATTAAATATATTAATTATGCTCACGATATTGACAACGCTTTCATAGTTTGGTTTAATAAAAATTAAGTTAATATTCTTTTCGATGGAGACACCGGAGACCAACGGAAATTAGCTTAGCATATTATTATGGCTAAGGATAATTCTGCTGGTCTCTTTTTCGTTGAGGATGATTAACATATTTTTTCCGATAGATGGGTAAAGAAAACTAATAGTAAAATGCTTTCTTTACCTTTATTTCAAACTAAGGGGGAATAAAGGGCATGTCACCATTTTTAGGAGAAGTATTTGGAACGATGATACTTATCATCTTCGGTGCAGGGGTCGTGGCAGGAGTCGTCTTAAAGGGAACGAAAGCAGAAAATGGTGGTTGGATTGTTATTACAATGGCTTGGGGGTTAGGTGTCGCGTTAGGAGTATACGCCGTAGGTGAAATCAGTGGTGCCCACTTAAATCCGGCAGTAACGATCGGATTTGCTTTAATTGGAGAATTTCCATGGGCAGATGTACCGTCATATATTACAGCTCAATTGATTGGTGCTTTCATAGGGGCGAGCTTAATATTCTGTCAATATTACGCTCATTTCAAAAAAACAGAAGAAGTGGGTCCGAAATTAGCTGTATTTAGTACAGATCCAGCAATCAAGCATACACCATCAAATTATTTTAGTGAAGTGCTTGGCACGTTTGTTCTCGTCATTGGTTTACTTTTTATTGGAGCTAATGAATTTACAGAAGGTCTGAATCCTTTAATTGTCGGGTTTTTAATCATTGCGATTGGTCTTTCTCTTGGAGGAACCACAGGATATGCAATAAACCCTGCTCGGGATTTAGGACCTAGAATTGCTCATGCTGTTTTACCTATCCCAGGTAAGGGTAGTTCAAATTGGGGATATGCATGGATACCAATTGCAGGACCAGTTATAGGAGGTGGGTTAGGAGCATTGATGTATGCAGCGTTATTTGAAGGGGTTATCTATAGTGCGCTTTGGATATTTATCGGATTATTCTTCGTGGTTTTACTTATCTCTTTCCAGTTGCACAAAAACAATATACGTCTGCACAAAAATAGAAAGGTTTATCATAATCCGAAAGAACAAAAAGCTTAGGGGGAGTTTCACATGGAAAAAAAGTATGTACTCGCATTAGATCAAGGAACAACAAGTTCACGTGCCATTTTATTTGATAAAGAAGGTAAAATTGTCGATATCGCCCAGCGTGAATTTAAGCAAATTTTTCCTAAACCGGGTTGGGTTGAACATAATGCGAATGAAATTTGGTCTTCTATCTTAGGGGTTATGGCTGAAGTGTTAAACAATCGAAATGTCTCACCGAAAGAAATCGCATCTATTGGGATTACGAATCAAAGAGAAACGACTGTTATATGGGAAAAAGGTACCGGGAAACCGATTTATAATGCTCTTGTTTGGCAATCCAGACAAACTGATAGCATTTGTGAGGAATTAAAAACAAACGGCTATAGTGATTTATTTCGTGAAAAAACTGGACTGCTTATAGACGCTTACTTCTCAGGCACGAAAGTGAAGTGGTTACTAGATAATGTTGAAGGGGCAAGGGAAAAAGCTAATGAAGGTAAACTGTTATTTGGCACAATCGATACGTGGCTTATCTGGAAACTGTCCGGAGGTAAAGCCCATGTAACGGATTATACGAATGCTTCAAGAACGCTAATGTATAACATTCATGAATTGAAATGGGACGAAGAGCTGTTAAAAATCCTTGATATTCCTTCATCGCTCCTTCCAGAAGTGAGACCTTCATCTGAAGTGTATGCGCAAACGGTAAATTACCACTTCTTCGGTGAAGAGGTCCCAATAGCAGGTGCCGCTGGAGACCAACAAGCTGCATTATTTGGGCAAGCGTGTTTTGACAAAGGAATGGCTAAAAACACATATGGTACAGGATGTTTTATGTTAATGACAACCGGTGAAGAAGCGGTTAAATCAGATCACGGTTTACTTACAACGATCGCATGGGGATTGGATGGTAAGATTGAATATGCACTTGAAGGAAGTATTTTTGTAGCCGGATCAGCCATCCAATGGCTCAGGGATGGTTTACGCATGTTAAAATCGGCGGCTGAAACAGAACAGTATGCTTCAAAAGTGGCTTCAACAGATGGTGTCTACATGGTACCTGCTTTCGTTGGTCTAGGGACACCTTACTGGGATAGTGAAGTGCGTGGTGCTGTCTTTGGTTTAACTCGGGGGACAGAAAAGGAACATTTTATTAGAGCGACATTAGAATCCCTCGCTTACCAAACAAGGGATGTTCTAGAAGCAATGGTCGCAGATTCAGGCATTGATGTGAAAGCATTAAGAGTAGACGGTGGGGCTGTGGCCAATAACTTTTTAATGCAGTTCCAGAGTGATATTCTAGATGTTCCAGTTGATCGCCCAGAAGTTCAGGAAACCACTGCATTAGGTGCTGCGTATTTAGCTGGCTTGGCCGTGGGTTTTTGGAAGGACAAAGAGGAAATTTCAAAACAGTGGCATATAGATCGAACATTCAATCCGGAGATGGCTCATGAGGATCGTGATGAGCTTTATACAGGATGGAAAACGGCCATTAATGCCACAATGGCCTTTAAGAAAAGGACATAATGTGGTCTCGATGAATACAAACAATGATGATTTATGTTATAATAGTCGTAAGTTAATCATGAAGGTCCGGAGATAAGGAGAGACCACAGCACTTGAACATGTTTCATGTTCAAGTTGTTGTGGTCTTTTTGTATATCTTGGCCTCTGAAGTTGAAAGGATGATGGGTGATGGTGAAACCTTTTTCTGCGGTACAAAGAGAAACTTATTTACAACAAATGAATGGAGATTCTGAACTGGATATTTTAGTTATTGGCGGTGGTATTACAGGAGCTGGTATTGCTCTTGATGCAACGACAAGGGGATTATCAACAGGATTAGTAGATATGCAAGATTTCGCGGCCGGTACTTCCAGTCGCTCTACAAAACTAGTTCATGGTGGTTTGAGGTATTTAAAGCAGTTAGAGTTTAAAATTGTGGCAGAGGTAGGTAAAGAACGGGCAATCGTTTATGAAAACGCGCCACATGTGACCAATCCTGAATGGATGCTACTTCCTATTATTAAAGGAGGTACCTATGGTAAGTTAGCCTCTTCTGTAGGCTTAAAAGTTTATGATTTCTTAGCGGGTGTAAAACGCAAAGAGCGTCGAAACATGCTTAGTAAGCAGGAAACGATTGATAAAGAACCACTATTGAAGAGGGATACCTTGAAAGGTAGCGGTATTTATGTGGAGTATAAAACGGATGATGCTCGGCTCACACTTGAGATTTTAAAAGAAGCTGTTCATCGAGGAACGACGGCAGTTAACTATGCAAAGGCCGAGACGCTTATTTACGACAACGAAAAAGTGGCTGGTGCAAGAGTCAAAGATTTAGTGAGTGGCAAAACATATGATATAAGAGCTAAAAAAGTAATTAATGCGGCAGGTCCATGGGTAGATGACTTACGAGAAAAGGATAACTCTAAAAAAGGAAAATACCTCTATTTGACAAAAGGAGTTCATATTGTAATTGACCAGTCGCGTTTCCCTTTAAAGCAAGCAGTTTACTTCGATACGAAAGATGATGGTCGGATGGTATTTGCCATACCGAGAGATGGAAAAACATACGTTGGAACGACTGATACGCATTACACGGAAGAAATAGATTCACCACGTATGACAGAAGATGATTTAAGCTATTTAATTAATGCAACAAATTACATGTTCCCTACAGTTCAACTTAAGAGGGAAGATGTGGAATCTAGTTGGGCAGGATTAAGACCGCTTATTCATGAGGAAGGTAAAAGTGCCTCAGAAATCTCACGAAAAGATGAAATCTTTGAATCTAAATCAGGCCTTTTATCCATTGCAGGAGGGAAATTAACCGGGTATCGAAAAATGGCAGAACGTATCGTTGATATTGCAGCCAATGAATTAGGCATAAAAGAAAAAAGTACGACTGAAAAAATAACTCTTTCCGGTGGTGATGTCGGTGGAGCAGATAATCTAACTAACTTCATAGAGGTGTGGACAGAGAAAGGGAAAGAGGTTGGATTAAGTGAAAAAGAGGCTAAACGATTAGTTTCATTGTACGGATCAAACGTTAAAAGATTACTAGAGATTATTGAAACATCCGGGAGTGAAAGTAAACATTACCATTTACCTGAAAGTGTTTTTGCCTCGCTAGTCTATGGAATCGAAGAAGAGATGGTCGTATCCCCAATTGATTTCTTTAATCGACGGACGAGTGAAGTTATTTTTGATATACACGCTGTGCATAAGCATAAAGAAGGGGTCATGAAATATATGAAGGACCGTTTCCATTGGAGTGATGAAGAGATCGAATTCCATGAGAAAATACTGGATGAAGAGTTATACTATGCTGCACACCCTATTGAAACTCGTGATAAAAACTAATAAAATTCCCTTTACTAAAGGCATGAAAATGCGTATAACTATACGTAGAAGTAGTGCTTTTAGTCAAGAGGAGGAAATGATATGGATTGGAAAGTACAGTATGAACGCTGGCGAACAAAACAAGATTTAGACAAGACACTAAAGAATGATTTGCTGGCATTAACGGATCATGAGAAAGATCTAGAGGAATGTTTCTACAAAAACCTCGAGTTTGGAACAGGCGGCATGCGTGGCGAGATCGGACCTGGAACAAATCGTATGAACATTTATACGATTCGTAAAGGGGCACAAGGACTTGCCCAATATATAAAAGAAGCAGGGGCTGAAGCGGTAAAAAGAGGCGTTATAATTGCTCATGACAATCGTCGCATGTCAAAAGAGTTTGCTCTTGAAGCGGCATGCACGTTAGGAGCAAATGGGGTTAAATCTTATGTTTTTAAAGCGTTACGACCGACTCCAGAGCTGTCATTTGCCGTACGAGAGTTAGATTGCCATTCAGGGATTATGATTACAGCAAGCCATAACCCACCAGAATATAATGGATTTAAGGTGTATGGAGAAGATGGCGCGCAACTTGTACCAGAGGATGCCGATCGCTTAATTGCTATGGTTGATGCTGTTGAAAATGAATTAGAGGTAAAGACCGAAGATCCTGTGAAATTAGAGCGTGATGGTCTGCTTCAATGGGTACTGGAAGAGATAGATGAAGCATACCTTAAACAGATGTCTAAAATAGTGATGGACAAGGCGTTAATTGATGAAATGGGCGAGGCGTTATCTATCGTATTCACACCACTTCATGGAACGGCATATGTCCCGATGACAGAAGCATTGAAACGAGCAGGCTTTTCCAATGTCCATGTAGTGGCAGAGCAGGCAGAGCCGGACACTGAATTTTCAACGGTGCAATCACCAAATCCAGAAGAGCATGAAGCATTTGAGTTAGCCATAAAACTCGGTAAAGAAAAGCACGCTGATGTGCTTATAGCGACAGATCCAGATGCCGATCGTATCGGTCTTGCTGTTAAAAGTTACGATGGTGATTATCATGTCCTCTCTGGAAATCAAACGGGGGCTTTATTGTTAGACTACTTGTTAAAAAAGAAACAAGAATCGAAGACATTACCTGCTAATGGCGTGGTCATTAAAACAATTGTTACATCAGAACTAGGAAGAGCGATTGCAGATAGCTATAATTTGAAAACGCTTGATGTTTTAACAGGATTTAAATTTATAGGTGAAAAGATTAGACAGTTTGAACGTTCTGAGAAGGACACCTTTCTATTCGGCTATGAAGAAAGTTTTGGTTATCTAATTGAACCATTTGCAAGAGATAAAGATGCCATACAGCCTGGCCTTTTAGCTGCTGAAATGTGTGCTTATTATAAAAAACAAAATAAGACCTTATACGATGGGCTTATTCATATTTTTGATCAATACGGTTATTATTTAGAAGACCTAGCTTCATTTGTTTTTAAAGGAAAAGAAGGTGCTGAAAAAATGACCCGCATTATGGCCACTTTCCGAAAGGACATAGCAGAGGGGAAATTCTCTGATGATGTACATAGTATTGAAGACTATAAAACAGGCGTCAGACATATACCTGCACAAAATCAGACAGAAACCATTAATTTACCAGCTTCCAATGTTCTGAAAATTATTTTAAAAGATGGGTCATGGTATTGTTTAAGACCTTCTGGTACTGAACCGAAGATCAAATGCTATTTTGGTGTGAAAGGGACTTCTATAGAAGATGCCGAGCAGCGACTAGACGCGATTAAGAATGACGTATTACAAAAAGTTCAATCACTGTAAGTACTATTTTAAAATAAACAGAGGTCAATCCAGACTTCTGTTTATTTTTTGAATAAAAGGAAAAAAACTTAACTTTTTTTAAAAGAATTATAAATAATTAACCTATAAAGTAGGATTATTTAGTGATTATTTTGTATATTTGTCATAAAATTTACGAATTTTGACGCTTTTAGATGGAAATCGCGTGGTAGTCTATGGTAAAATGACGATTACAGTCACACTATAAAATGGGTGTCTTATCATCCATTTAGACATGGCGAATAAAGAAATACGCTCAATAAATAAATGTAATTAATGTGAGGCGATTAGACAGATGGGATTTGAACATTCATTAAAAGAACAAATGGAAGTCAAGCGGGCATTAATGATCGTATCTGCAAATAAATATGGTTTTACGTCCTCAGAGGCGATTCGCTATAGTCAGGAGCTTGACCAATTGATGAATATCTATCGAAAGGTAACAGAAGGTAATAAAACTACCCCTGTCTCGTCGAATTAAATGGACACAATGGTTAAATAGGCAATCATTTTGCTTAGTTGAATTGAGACACGTTGCAAACTGCAAGGTGTTTTTTAACATTTTAAATAGCACACATAATGAAACGTTTCACTATTTGTATCTATTGTTAAACTTTTTAAATTACTTAAAACACCTGTAAAACCAGCAGTTAAGCTAAAATATAATGTGAATCATAAAAAAGCCCTTGAAATTTAAGCGCTTACATAATACAATGATGGTGAAACGTTTCATTATAAGGAGTTACAAGCTAAGCTATACTGATTATCTTGAAGGAGGATGTTATGGAAAAACTTTTTGGAGTAACAACGGCAATGGTTACCCCGATGAATGAAAAAGGGGAAGTCAATTATAGGGAGCTAGAACGATTAACTGAATTTTTAATTGATAAAGGTGTTAACTGTTTATACCCATTAGGTACGACAGGTGAAATGTTTAAATTGAACGTTGACGAAAGAAAGAAAGTCGCTGAAACGGTTGTAAACACTGCCCAAAAGCGAGTGAAGGTATTTATTCATATAGGAGCGATGACGTTAGATGATACACTTCTACTAGCCAATCATGCTGTTAGCATTGGGGCAACTGGAATAGGAGCAGTTACACCCGTCTTTTTCCCAGCTGATGACGTTCAAATTGAAGCTTATTATCAAGCAATTGCTGAAGAAGTTCCCGACAATTTTCCGATCTATTTATATAGCATTCCACAGTTAGCTAGTAATGCTCTTTCTCTTGAAGTAGTAAAAAGGTTAGCTGCTAATTATCAGAATATTGTAGGGATTAAGTACAGTTATCCTGATTTTTTAACATTAAAAGATTATTTAAGTGTTAGAAATAATAGTTTCTCTGTTTTAACAGGGAGCGATTCTTTATTTTTACCGGCCTTAGCAATGGGGTGTGACGGTGTGGTATCTGGTGTCTCGTGCGTGTTTCCAGAGCCCTTCAAAGAAATTTATAAGTTGTATTCGCAAGGTGAGTTGGCACAAGCACGTAATGTCCAACAGCACGCAGACAATATCATTCAAATTTTGAAAGGAGGAAGCAATCTCTCTTACTTTAAGAAAGGTTTAGAACTTCGAGGTATACAAGGAGGGTCAGTAAAACGTCCTCAGTTAGATCTAACTATCGAGGAAGAAAAAGCATTAATAGAAAATATTAATTCATGGAAAAGGAAATTATCACTTGTGGAGCTCTTAGAATGAAGAAATACCTTATTAACTCATAAACAATTATTTATCCTGTCCGGAGGTAATAATGAAGAAGGTAACGATTAAAGATGTGGCGAAAGATGCTGGCGTATCAGTAGGAACAGTTTCTAAGGTTATAAATAATAAAGGCTATATTGGGAAAGAAACATTAGTTAAAGTAATGGCATCCATCGATCGTTTAGGGTATAGCGTTAATGCAAATGCGAGAAGTTTAAAGTCTTCTAAGTCAAATAAAGTAGCCGTTTTAATATCTGATATTTCAAATTTTTATTTAATGTCTATTGCAAAAGAAATGGAGAAAACGATACGTGCTTTAGGTTATCATATGATCCTTCTTAGCCATAACGATGATGAACAGTTAGAGCTAGCCTCTTTACAAATCATTTTGGAGCAGCAAGTGGATGCACTTGTCATCATCCCTACAGGAGGGAATGGAGAAATGATTGATTCAATTAAAAGGAAGGGTATTCCAGTCATCTCCATTGACAGAAAAGTTGACGACGTCGTGACAGATCTTATAATGGACGATCACTATTATGGGTCCTTTGAAACTGTTGAATATTTACATTCTCTAGGACACGAACGAGTTGGTGTTATTTATGGGCACACAAAAAACTCAATTGGTAGAGAAAGGTACCAAGGTGCTATCGATGCCATTAAACAACTTAACATGGATGAAGACAGCACATTAATTAAGGAAGCAAATTTTAAAGAAGAGCAGGCATACCGATCAACAATGGAACTGCTTCTGTCACCTAAACCACCTACAGCCATATACTCCTGCAATAATACAATGACTAAAGGGGTTTTGAAAGCAGTAAGAGAACAAGGACTTAGGGTAGCTGAAGATGTTTCGATCATCGCATTTGGTGACAGTGCACAGTGGGAATTAATCACTCCTGCGCTATCATTAATGGCTCAGCCAGTAAAGAGAATTGGCATAGAGGCCTCAATATTATTAAAGAATCGACTGGAAGCACATGAGAGGTTTGCTGAAAAACAAATAATCATTAAGCCTGAATTAGTACCAGGTAATTCGTGTAAAACTATAAAAATTAGGAGTTGATTTAACAATGACTAATAAGTTAGTAAACGCATTCATGATGACTTTTCTGATCTTTCTTGCCGCATGTGGAAACCAGAGTGGAGAGGGGAATACGGCAGATTATCCAGAAAAACAAATTGAAGTGGTAGTGCCATTTGCTGCCGGAGGTGCTTCTGATCTTGTCTCTCGAACAATTGCAAGTGAAATGGAGGAGGAGCTCGATGTACCAGTTGTTATTACGAATAGAACAGGTGGTTCAGGGGCAAATGGTATGTATTCTGTAAGGGATGCGCAGGCAGACGGTTATACGATTGGCTATGTTCCAGTAGAACTTGCTATGTTAGAAAGTCTTGATTTGGCAGATATCTCACCAAATGATTTTGAAGGAATAGGTCAATTAATGACCATACCAGCAGCTATAACTGTGCCAGCAGATGCTCCATACGATACAATTGAAGAATTTATTCAGTTTGCACAAGAGAACCCTGGAAATGTCACAATAGGTAATTCTGGTACGGGGTCAATTTGGCATATAGCAGCGGCTGCATTTGCAGATGAAGTGGAAATTGACGTCCAATATGTCCCTTATGAAGGTGCTGCACCAGCCGTTACAGCACTTATGGGAGGGCACATTGATGCGGTCTCAGTGAGTCCTTCAGAGGTTATTTCAGGATTGAATAGTGATGATTTGAAAGTGTTGGCTGTCATGAGTGAAGAGCCAGATGCTAATGTCCCAGATGTTCCGACTTTACAAGAGCTAGGGTATGATATCAACCTTTCTGGCTGGGGGGGATTTGTAGCACCTAAAGATACACCGGAAGAAGTTCTAGACACTTTGAGAGAAGCGTTTGAAGCAGCTGCAACGAGTGACACATTTATACAACTACTTGATGAAAGAGGAATGAATGCAGATTATAAACCAGGAGATGAATTTATGGAATTTAGCATGGAACAGTATGATTTCTTTACTGATTTAATTCCTCAAGTAGAGGTTGAAGACGAAGAATCTTAAACAGTTAAAAACCCCTTCATCAAGTAGCTGTTTTGCCACATCCTTCTACTTGATGAAGGAAATCCATATCATTCGCTAAATGAAAATGTGTTTGAAAAGAGGTGAACAGGGAGTGAAAACTGCAAATATAGTGATGTGCAGTGTTGTGTTGATAATGTGCAGCTGGCTATTTTTGCAAACATTTGAGTTTGCACAGGGTGCATCAGGTGCAATGAGTCCCGCTTATTTTCCTAGAATGATTCTTATAGTGATATTAGTAACGACTGTTCTGGAACTAGTAGCAAGTGTTAGGCTCCGTGTAGTAGATTCATTTTTATTTGACTGGACAAAAGGTGTAAAACTCATTTTGTTTATAGCAGTTATGACACTTTTTATTAGTTTGTTAGGTGTTATTCCTTTTATGATCAATGCTAGTCTAGCACTTTTTTCACTCGGTCTTGTTTTAAGACTTCCTTTGGTTCCCTCGTTAGTAACAGCTATAAGCTTGAGTGTAACGACCTATTATATATTTACAGCAGGATTTAATATTATTTTGTAGGGGGGAGTTATATGGATATTATCACACAGTTGCTGTTGCCTGGGACTCTCCTTTTTTTAGTGATTGGAAGTGTATTAGGACTTTTTATAGGCGCTCTCCCAGGGCTTAGCGCTACTATGGGAGTGGCCATATTAACCCCGATGACTTTCTGGTTGCCTCCTGAGCAAGGGCTAGCTATGCTTATTTCAATATATTGTACAGCTATTTTTGCAGGGGGGATTCCAGCTATTCTCGTTAACACGCCAGGAACACCAGCATCAATGGTTACAGCTTTCGATGGCTATCCCCTCACATTAAAAGGGAAAGGGGGCTTAGCTTTAGGAATAAATGCTATATATTCTGGCTTAGGTGGCATTATAAGTGTCATTTTTCTCATTTTAGCTGCTCAGCCGATTGCTGCTTTTGCTTTACATTTTGGAGCGGCAGAATATTTTGCTCTTGCTGTATTTGGTCTATCGATGATGATAAGTATATCGGGAAAATCAATTAGAAAGGGAATTATTTGCGGCTTTCTAGGCTTATTCATTGCTACAGTTGGCCTTGATCCTATGACTAGTACGCCGAGATTTACATTTGATCAAACATTCCTTTATGATGGTGTTTCGTTTATTCCTATTATGATAGGTTTATTCGGCATAGGAGAAGTATTTTATCAAATTTCAAGCAGTGGTGCTGATTTTAGTAGAAAAAATGTGAAGAGGAAAATAGGTAGAATTTTACCATTGAAAAAAGAGCGCAAAGAGATGCGAAAGCCCTTTTGGTTCTCAGCTCTTATATCTCCTATCATTGGGGCGATTCCAGGCGCAGGTGGAGATATTGCTTCTATTGTTACATGGGAACAGAGCAAACGATTTTCAAAGGGAAAGAAGAAAGAGGAATATGGGAAAGGTTCATTAGGTGGTCTGGCAGCGACGACAACAGCTAATAACGGGGTTATTGGGGGAGCGTTCACTACCATGTTAACGCTGGGGCTGCCTGGTGATGCAGTGACGGCTATCCTTATCGGCTCTCTCATGATGTACGGTATGCAACCAGGTCCTAATCTTTTTTTAGAAAATCCTGATATTGTTCATACGATTATGGGCTTGCTCCTCATGGCTAACATTTTAGTTATTGTCATTGGATTAATAGGGGCTAACTTATTTTCAAGAATTATGTTGATAAGAAAAGAATACATTTGGTTATCCGTTATTCTTTTTTGTGTCATTGGGGCCTATGCTCTTAACAATTCTTATTTTGATGTTTGGATCGTTCTAGTTTGCGGTATAATTGGATTTCTTTTTCGAAGGCTTGACTATCCTCTTGGCCCATTAATTTTAGGCCTTATTTTAGGGCCAATGGCAGAAGCGAATTTTAGACGAGCCCTCGTTATGTCACCTGATCAACCGTATGCTATTTTCTTTACACGTCCTATTGCACTTATTTTGTTAACGATAGCGATCTTGTCTTTATGTTGGCCATTGTTTAGAAAAATAATGTTACTGTTTAGGAGCAATAAGCAAGGGTAAAAAAGATAACGTTTATTTAAAGTGACACGAACCTTCAACCAGTGGGAGTTTCCGTTCTGCTCTCACTGATTGTTAGTTGAGTTAATCAGGACATTAGTGTCCGTTATCTCCCGCCTAAATAGAGTTAGCTCTCCTCTCTATTTTGAGGCAGGAGTTTTACGGACGGTTATCTGTGATAAAATTTATTGCATATTATTGGTGAGTTGCTTTTAAATCATCATGATGAAATTGACTCAATTGGAAAATAATTTGATAGCTTCATTTAATGCAGCTTCAATTGCAAGAGGGGAATAACTAAACCATGGTTCAGCGTCGATCAAATAAAGTTGGTCATTCTGAACCGCATCAAGGCTTTGCCATAAAGCACTTTGTTCAACTTGATGAAACATGCCGCCTTCTGCGATAGTTTCATTATCGTAAGTTAGCATTATAATATGATCTCCGGCATATTCAGGCAGCATTTCCATTGAAATATCATCATAGACAAAATCGTTAAATTCAGGATCTTCATCGAATTTAGTTTGAATATAATCAGGAGGTGTTAATTCTAACAAGCGATAGATAATATGCCCGATATTACGCCCACCATAAATTCGGAGGACATCCTTATCATGAGTCATATAAATGGTGGCAATCTCTTCTTCAGTTATCGTTAGGT
The genomic region above belongs to Bacillus sp. A301a_S52 and contains:
- a CDS encoding phospho-sugar mutase gives rise to the protein MDWKVQYERWRTKQDLDKTLKNDLLALTDHEKDLEECFYKNLEFGTGGMRGEIGPGTNRMNIYTIRKGAQGLAQYIKEAGAEAVKRGVIIAHDNRRMSKEFALEAACTLGANGVKSYVFKALRPTPELSFAVRELDCHSGIMITASHNPPEYNGFKVYGEDGAQLVPEDADRLIAMVDAVENELEVKTEDPVKLERDGLLQWVLEEIDEAYLKQMSKIVMDKALIDEMGEALSIVFTPLHGTAYVPMTEALKRAGFSNVHVVAEQAEPDTEFSTVQSPNPEEHEAFELAIKLGKEKHADVLIATDPDADRIGLAVKSYDGDYHVLSGNQTGALLLDYLLKKKQESKTLPANGVVIKTIVTSELGRAIADSYNLKTLDVLTGFKFIGEKIRQFERSEKDTFLFGYEESFGYLIEPFARDKDAIQPGLLAAEMCAYYKKQNKTLYDGLIHIFDQYGYYLEDLASFVFKGKEGAEKMTRIMATFRKDIAEGKFSDDVHSIEDYKTGVRHIPAQNQTETINLPASNVLKIILKDGSWYCLRPSGTEPKIKCYFGVKGTSIEDAEQRLDAIKNDVLQKVQSL
- a CDS encoding glycerol-3-phosphate dehydrogenase/oxidase, which gives rise to MVKPFSAVQRETYLQQMNGDSELDILVIGGGITGAGIALDATTRGLSTGLVDMQDFAAGTSSRSTKLVHGGLRYLKQLEFKIVAEVGKERAIVYENAPHVTNPEWMLLPIIKGGTYGKLASSVGLKVYDFLAGVKRKERRNMLSKQETIDKEPLLKRDTLKGSGIYVEYKTDDARLTLEILKEAVHRGTTAVNYAKAETLIYDNEKVAGARVKDLVSGKTYDIRAKKVINAAGPWVDDLREKDNSKKGKYLYLTKGVHIVIDQSRFPLKQAVYFDTKDDGRMVFAIPRDGKTYVGTTDTHYTEEIDSPRMTEDDLSYLINATNYMFPTVQLKREDVESSWAGLRPLIHEEGKSASEISRKDEIFESKSGLLSIAGGKLTGYRKMAERIVDIAANELGIKEKSTTEKITLSGGDVGGADNLTNFIEVWTEKGKEVGLSEKEAKRLVSLYGSNVKRLLEIIETSGSESKHYHLPESVFASLVYGIEEEMVVSPIDFFNRRTSEVIFDIHAVHKHKEGVMKYMKDRFHWSDEEIEFHEKILDEELYYAAHPIETRDKN
- a CDS encoding glycerol-3-phosphate responsive antiterminator produces the protein MFNLLNSTILPAIRDLKDLDKVVQTKFEYIVLLNTHIGQLKSLVKMLHDHDKKVLLHADLVQGLKNDEYAAQFLCRDIRPEGLVSTRKSVLLTAKKAKLLTVQRLFLLDSLALESSYNMVETIQPDCIEVLPGIMPHIIKEIYEKTNTPVIAGGLIRTETEVKAAIKAGAAAVTTSKKTLWDATF
- a CDS encoding aquaporin family protein, whose translation is MSPFLGEVFGTMILIIFGAGVVAGVVLKGTKAENGGWIVITMAWGLGVALGVYAVGEISGAHLNPAVTIGFALIGEFPWADVPSYITAQLIGAFIGASLIFCQYYAHFKKTEEVGPKLAVFSTDPAIKHTPSNYFSEVLGTFVLVIGLLFIGANEFTEGLNPLIVGFLIIAIGLSLGGTTGYAINPARDLGPRIAHAVLPIPGKGSSNWGYAWIPIAGPVIGGGLGALMYAALFEGVIYSALWIFIGLFFVVLLISFQLHKNNIRLHKNRKVYHNPKEQKA
- the glpK gene encoding glycerol kinase GlpK, whose translation is MEKKYVLALDQGTTSSRAILFDKEGKIVDIAQREFKQIFPKPGWVEHNANEIWSSILGVMAEVLNNRNVSPKEIASIGITNQRETTVIWEKGTGKPIYNALVWQSRQTDSICEELKTNGYSDLFREKTGLLIDAYFSGTKVKWLLDNVEGAREKANEGKLLFGTIDTWLIWKLSGGKAHVTDYTNASRTLMYNIHELKWDEELLKILDIPSSLLPEVRPSSEVYAQTVNYHFFGEEVPIAGAAGDQQAALFGQACFDKGMAKNTYGTGCFMLMTTGEEAVKSDHGLLTTIAWGLDGKIEYALEGSIFVAGSAIQWLRDGLRMLKSAAETEQYASKVASTDGVYMVPAFVGLGTPYWDSEVRGAVFGLTRGTEKEHFIRATLESLAYQTRDVLEAMVADSGIDVKALRVDGGAVANNFLMQFQSDILDVPVDRPEVQETTALGAAYLAGLAVGFWKDKEEISKQWHIDRTFNPEMAHEDRDELYTGWKTAINATMAFKKRT